Below is a genomic region from Megalopta genalis isolate 19385.01 chromosome 10, iyMegGena1_principal, whole genome shotgun sequence.
GCTCGCGGTTCTTAAGAAAGCGAGATTCGTCCGTCTCCTTTTTCAGTTCGACGCGACCGACCGTCGAATGGGCCTTTAAAATGGACTTTAACCCTCGCCGTACCACGATTGGGTCCCTTCGGACCCTAAGCTCGAGGCCTGCTTCGACCGTTTGACACTCGATGCCGTTTGCTTATGTCAGAGCCACGGCAACAAACGCGTAACAAATTGTAGAAAATTGTTAATtgctacagtggcccacaaaagtgttcgtacacctattaaaacgcaataactttttcaaaactgaactaaacgacttgaattttttgttttatttttatgaTAGATGACGGCTGAAAAGCTTTTcttttttccatttttctattactacttggaatgaaaagaaaaaattagttACCCtcgttttttatcttttttatccgagcctataatgaaaatttaaagaatgccttttgtagatctcggtaacttacatgCGTGCtggaaatttgatcgaaatcggtacATTCTTgtgttgttcaattgttcgatGTTGTATTGTTCAATGATTAGTACAACTATCCTTGGAAATTTGAAAGAAAAATACGGCAagataacagtaataataatagtagtagtaataataataataattattattattattattattatcattattattattatatataatataataataataattattattattgttattattattatatataatataatatatataataattatattatatattattattattattattattatagtaatagatagtaataatagtaacagaTAACGATTATAATAACAACAAGTTCATGGGTCCGTCTGGACCCAAACGGTGGGGCTGCGCGTGAACGTCGAACCGCCGGTACTGCGAGGGTTAAAAGTACAGGAATTCGATTCGAAACGATTCTGCTTGGCAACGTTCGAATTAATACGTTACTGTTGTTGCGCAGGTGACGGAGTGGCAAGATGTTCGATCGCTCAGGAAGAAGACTTCAGGGAATGACGTACGAGTTCGGGCTTCCGAAGAAGCGGTTCGCACATGGACCCGCGAAACCCGCTTAGTCACCAAGTCGCCACTCGACCGCTCGAAGATGGTCGTTGAACGATATCCGGCCGGTGCCAGGGAACAGCCGGTCGAGGGATGAAGcggaagggagaaagagaataAGCGGGAACAGGGCCAGGATCTTCGGAGTAGCGGCCGCTCGGAGATGTAACGTTATGTTTCGAGGATTCTGGCTACAGAAGTCGTAGCATCCAGCTGGAGCCATGTTTACGCCTTCGATGCACTCCCATTGTTACCGTAATTTTGGTCGACCGGAATAAGATCCATTTTTCCAGCCCTTCAGATTtctacgaatgttattttcGGTGTCGCAATCGAGGCAACTCTTTGGGCCATAAACAATTCtaatatattatgtacaattattatattatattatattatattatattatattatattatattatattatattatattatattatattatattatattatattatattatattatattatattatattatattatattatattatattatattatattatattatattatattatattatattatattatattatattatattatattatattatattatattatattataacaattattatataattattaaaattaatattaaaaattattctatGCATGTACAGtaacaatcggcaactgtaaaaatgagccgcgaggctcgaataatcgtatctcctcttcccgaattgtccacctttgtttacaagctgaaggaaagttagagagaaattactgcattagATTGTAACATAAGTTCGTTTCGCTTTGTTACTTAATCGCGTAACAATGCTTTGCCGATTCATCGGCAACGTCACGCCGTCAACTGTTCTACCTCACGTTTTTCTAGTTAGGTTTCAGTGATTATTTCTACGCGAGTCTGTGTTTACAATCGGTGGTCTCTCCTAGGGTAAGCGAGGGTATTACTGCGAACGCCCCAAAATAAtatgcggtattttataaaaataataaaatttaacatTTTATAGTGTGCAATCTTTTAGAAATTAATCTAATAATTTTGTATACGTTTAATATTGGTAATTTATACAAGTAatagcaatcgcagttttaattcatttcgatattcggaagcttatgaaaaccTTGAGTCTTATGAAATTCGAAAAGCATTTGTATtgtagtaattaataataaactattcattttagcgttgtttttagataaagtaatcattactttgataaaaaatAATCGACATACACTGTCACTATCACCTGttcttaaatattatttatatgtagtGTACGTTATACTGCGGTGCTTTACTGAACTGCTTAACCTATACAGTGCACCtatacctaatttgtaaagtgctacagtgagaatatcttgatgCTAGGAATTGTAACCGTGTGTGtatgtacatttaaaagaaaatgtgtTATGTCAATTTCGACAGGCAGTAATCGAAaagtccgcagtatttggctcgcagtaatagatacatcattttaatgaaatttgtgctttcagagattcaatattttgagaaaagtaaatgttcaagttaaagaataataggtatagctcaagttgtcaatttattggcgtaaaatgtcttattttctctgtcaaagttcgccttcattgagaaaccgcagtaatgcCTATACTTACCCTACTCTGTCTATAaatgttttcaatattttcaaacgCCTGATGACAAAGAACGTTTTCGTCACACTTTGCTTTTTTTACTACAGCAAAGGTAAAAATTCGCGGTGTACACGGAGATGGTGCAATCGACGAATCAACGTGCACGaaatggttcaaaaaatttccAGATGAATTTAGACTTGAAAGACGCACCTCGTTCTCGATGCCCTGTGACGACAGATCGTGCACGAATTAAGACCTTCGTTAACAACGATCGTCGCATAACAATACGTGATATTgcagaaatgattaaaatatccATCGTGACGGCTACAAAGCAAATTCGCGATTTTGAACTGACAAAAACGGGACGAATTTATGTTACaacctaatatataatatcgtaCAATCACGCGACCTATCCTTGATTATGCGTCGACAGTATGGTTTCCTTTTATTGCTAAAAATGCCTACAAAATTGAGAGCGTTCAGCATAAACTTTCTCGCTTTGCTGCCTTTAAAATGGGTCAACCGTTTTCGCGAATTGACCACAACTACGGTCCTTCAATGTCCTCCTAAATATAAATTCCCTGGAGTCCAGAAGAATCATTGGAGACCCATGCTTTTCTTACAAAGTTGTACATGGCTTGGCCAATAATCCGAGTGTCACCTCGCTTGTCAACTTCGATGCTCCTTCTCGATTTGCTAGGTCAACACTTCCCTTTAGAACCTCATCCTACTCGTCGAGATATACCGCTATACTGACCCGTTTTACAGGACACTTCAAATTGTTAACGATAATAGCGACAAAATAGACATATTTGCCGTCGATATCACAAAATTCAAAACGTGTTTACGTAAACTGTTCGCCTAAAGCGCTAATTCGAAGATTCTGTATTATATTAACATTGGCTTTTGGTTCTGTATTGTAAAAATGGAccttttatacatatataatttatttatttacacataaataaataaaatatcgacTTGTGCGAAGAAAGAAGCGATCGTGCAGCATTGTCACCGAGTTTATGGGGCGCGCGCGAGCAGCTAACCACCGTTGCGTTCTCGCAAGACGGAGAAACGGGGGTGTTTCGCGGCCGGCGACCCAATAAGACCGAGGGATTTTCAGGGACACCGGGTTAGGTTTGCGAACTGTCGAGAAACGAAAAAGCAACGGGAGGAGAGAAAGGGGGGAGAGAAGGCCCCCAACGGGGGATGTGGTAGAGgggaatatatatatacggtCGAGAAAGGGTCTGTGCGTGTTCCGGAGACGGTCGAAGACACGAGACACAGACCGGCCGCTCGTTACATAAGTAAGGTAAAGGATCTCTTCTTCTGCTCTCCTTGAGCCGATCCACATCCGCGATTATGCCACTTTCCATCGACCTCGCTTCACCTCGTCCGGCGTGCGTGTGCTCGCGGGACTTGTATGCGAGCGTCGCGGCTGCGCGCGTTGCTCGAGCATGACGGAAGTCTCTCCCCGATAATTTTCTTTTCGCTCCGATCGAACCCCCATCCCCCGTGTGCCTCTCGCAACGGGATCTCCCGCCGCGATTTCTGTAACCGCGGGGGGGGGGGCGTTCTACGGTCTGCGAATTAAAAAGctacgattattattaattccGCCGGAAGTCCCTCGACCCATCGCGAAATCCCCCGGCGAACGAGAAGGGAAATTGTATCGTCCGAATCCCGCGAACCCCGGGAAAGGAGATTAGATGGAGTTTGTATTCCAGCCAAGACTCTCGGCAAGGTAAAAGGAACCGTGCCACTTTTTTCTGCCACTGGAAATCCGCTGCAACTGAAAGCAGAAAATTATGTTGCCCCTGTCCAGCCTTTAACCCTTGCTCGCCCGTGGCCTGTGCTCGGCACGTTATCCGAAAGAATATTTGATTCTCGGATTCTCATCTCGTTTCGGGATGTTTCAAGATCGCCGTTTCAATTTCACATCGGGGAGCGCGTAGCTTCTATTTCTGAAATGTTCATTGACGCGAAGCGTCCGCTCGCGGATATAgatacagtgatttctcccaaAAATGTTcgaaggtcggaattgaaatcggcagatctaagaatactaagtcgcgactcttcgggcctcgcggcacggttttatagaaactcggggctaATGCTCGGCCCGTAATGctaaaataaaaacgatgacttaactttttcatttctaatttttcgcaacgattcgaaggtaattcggaggccgcatgccacgattccaaggcaattcggaggcaattcagagaccacatgctacgattcgaaggcaattcagaggccacgtgacacgataccaaggcaattcggaggccacgtgacacgattccaagacaattcgaaggccacatgccacgattccaaggcaattcgaaggccacatgctatgattcgaagatcacgtatctagtacctaccacgtaccttgtagctccgcgatttttcttacctgactcgcacccaaacagatcattttgtattgtcttccgggaattcgcgttgTGTGTCGTATCACACGCTTGACTAACTCCGTCGAGCCTTAgcgtcgacgtagcaataaatcacataggctTAGAACTAGCAcaagggaaattcacagcaacccgaaatttggtatttctgggagaaattaccgtacctTCTGGAACGTCGCGTTTCACAGAGAAAGGGGTTACGGGCTTCTTGCTGCGGAGAAAGGGCAGGACGAATCTTTCGCGTATCACGAACCTTCTCGCCTACGGTAAGCGTATCTTGAAACCTGGAAGATTCGTTTCGAGGGAAGGACCACCGTCGAGGGCCACGCGACGGGCAAGTCGAACAATCGCGTTCGACCAATCTTCCGGCCCTCTTCGTCGAGCATTGACCCAAAGCTTTCTCGGTTCTGGGCAGCATAAACTGTTCGATTCGAGGGAAAAATCACAGGGAATGCGATTCGATGGCCGACGATAATTGGATCGTTTTCGACGCGTCGCGATCTAGAACCCCGAAGAGCGAACCAATTTGCCAGCAGGGTTTTCACGGAATAGTCACTCCCTTGAGCCGCGTCCGCTTATTTTTCCCTtggttcctctctctctctctctctctctctctctctctctctctctctctctctctctctctctctttctctctcttcgccTGTTCCGGTATAAAATTAATTGGCGTAGCGATGGCTGGCGCTCGGTCGCGGGCGCGCTTGCACGCCGCTAGTCGATTTACACGGGTTTTAATTAAGCGACTGCGTTCGCCTGGTGCACCGAACGAAAACATAGCCAGCGGAATTTTTCTGGAAGTAACTGTTACGTGTTCGTGTCGGCTTGTCCCCCTATCCTCTCCCCAAGAACGACCTGTACGATTCTTCCTGGCCGTAAATTCTCCGTTTTGATATTGCCGGCGATCATATTCGACCATAACAGCCTTGTTAACTCGCCGTGTACGCGTTTCGATAATTACTCCGCTTATCGGTTCCATTCTTTCTTCCTCCGAACGCGGAGGTGTACATGCGAATTCGAATGGTTTGTGAAGATCGGATGGCCGCGAGGAAACTTCGTAGTTGTCGGCTATGAGTCTCCAGTCTCCGTTCGAGACTGTTGACTTCGCACCGTGGAAGATCCTTGATAATAAAATTTCAACTTCAACCGAGTACCGATAACTAAGGCAAAAGTTTGTTTCTATTAAATGCCTGTaaactattatattaattaattatattttatgttgTTATCGATTGCTTTTTTTACTGGATAACGATGCAGCAGATTCTTCTCGATAGTTTTACGCCCTTGGTTTATGTTTTTGGTTGCCTAATTTTGTTATAATTGATGTTTTTAAACATCCCTGCATCGTGCACACGTGGGCGATTACGGCGTCCCCTGTGGAGAAAAAACGAAGCTCCGTTCAGGGTCCGTAAATCGTCAATTGGggtagtggcaaaacgctcaaactgttagccaataTCGACTGACGGTAGTTTGGTTAACAGTTTAAACGTTTTGTTACTGATGATGCTatactaattataataataataatatactaattataataataattgttactaatTGATGCTATACGGACCACGAATAAAGcttcaatttttcttcaaaaaaGATGTCACCATCGCCATATATGCACAACGCAGGATCGCCTAAAAACACAAATTATGACAAAATTAGGACATCAAGAAACAAACCAAGCGCACGGAATTGCTCAGGAGAATCTACTGCATCGATATCatataaaagaaaaacaaatgacAACATTGCGAAACATAATTTATAAcgctttttatatttaattaaccattatatactaattaattatattttgtgCCGTAGATGTTTGGTTTTCTTGTACGATATACATGCAGCAGATTCTTCTGAATATTTCTGTATTCTTGGTTTACTTTTTAGTTGCCTAATTTTGTCATAATTAGTGTTTATAAGCATCGTGCACACGTGGGCAATTGTGGCGCCCCTTAGGGAGAAAAAATGAAGCTCCGTTCGGGGTTTGTATAGCACCAATTGAAGTagtggcaaaacgttcaaactgtTAGCAAAAATCGACTGTCAGTAATTTAGCTaatagtttgagcgttttgccactacccaaattggcgctgtacgatcCCTAAAATTAAGCTTTACTTTTTCTCCACAAGAGGCATCACTGTCGCCAAGTGTAAAGCTAACTTGCGAGTTCTTATTGCGGGAGTATTGTAAACGATCTTTCCAAAACTATTATAAATCAGCCCAAAAGATTTTAACGATTGGACGTGTACAAAACTGTGTACGAGTGAAATAGGCAACCATAAGTATTTTTAATTGAGGTTGTGTTCAAAATGGGTGGAGATAAAAATCCTGAAAATGTTGTAAGTTCGataacattgatttaaagaACACTGTAAATTAATACGCACTGAAATAATTAATGAAACAGTATTAAATTTGATACTATTTAATATGTTTTCTCCAAAACCTGGAATTATATCATTTCGCGTATGGTATCGTTAGATAGTTGCATACAATTTAATTCTTCAATGGAGTTGTAACACGTAcattctatataatttataatattttgtatatattatatttgtctCTCATCTTtcgtaaattatatatttttcgtaaatttatgtaaataccGGCTTGACGATTATTCTTTATATTGTTCATAATTTTTCAATTGTGTTAATTCTTTAATGTACTTCTcatattataaattaacaagACTCAATATTGCAGGTGGTACAAATCAATAAATGGGATGGTGCTGCTGTCAAGAATGCATTAGATGATGCAGTTAAATATAtacttattaaaaaatataattatttggaAAATTTTGCACTATTTGATGGACGACTAGTTCTTTGTGCAATTACTGTGACATTGGCGCTTATAGCTGTACTCTGCGATTATCTGTATCCATTTCCAGCATCTAAATCAGCTTTAGCTATCTGCGTTGCATTATATTTCTTTTCGACGGCTCTCTTATCATTGTATACATCATATAAAGAGAAAGGAATATTTGTTGTTGCTATCCAaaggtaaataaaaatggatttaATGCTTAATGCGATGTTACTATTTTTGGTAAAAGTTATATTAATTGATACTTTTCTTCTTCCAGAGATCCAGCAAGTTTTAACCCTGATCTTATTTGGGAGGCTAGTTCATACTTAAAAAAATATGATGACAAGTACAATCTGATATTGTCTGTTAAAAATGCGTCCACCGGAAGCGTGAACGAAGCTAGTATTACAAAATCTGTAGCGAACTTTATCGACGTGAATGGCGTTGTTATACCAGAATTAATAGAGAGTACTGTAGCGAGTATGCACGACAGTTTGACGAGTCAACGAAAAGAAAAGTAGCaggagaaaccaatgattttcattaattaaatttttcattctccctataatttttcacatttttatgTACTTCTCATTGATGTAAATACAACGTGAGAATAAAGTCCATCAGTTAAAAATGACGTATGTATTGTTACACGTGTTTAAATACAATAGAAAAAACAAATATAAACTTTTACATAGccgttaataaaataaaaattttcttgaTCCGCTTACACCACTAGTAAATTATTTACATAGCTACGTCTTGATTTATCCAACGATTTCCCTTTCATAATGCATGACCGATGAAATGTCAAATTATATAGCGATTGTATGCAATTATCATGAAGAAATAAAGAGTAGCTCATCAGCAAGAATGGTCAACTTTCAAAAAAATAATTTCTGGACTGATGATCcattataaatagactgcgaacctttatgcatttatggtacacCCAATCTTTTAGTATATAGAAAACATGCATATGaacaaaaattattaatatttttttaattaataataataatacttccTTATTTGTATAATACATCTTATGAAAATAGGtatttacataaagatccgcagtgcaGTTAATAATCCATAAGCTAGATTAACCATGCGTTGTGTCATCCTCTACAAAATCGGCTGCTTCTTCTCGCGTTACGCATACAACGTGAGATACTTTATTCCTGAATTTGACGCCATAAAATTTGTTCGCATGTTGCAATAATTCAGGCCTGTAAAAATATTACAAGATTAAGcgcgaataaataaaatacattgCAAACGTAGGTATAAAAGATGTTACCTAAATGTTGTCGTGATAAATTGGGCATCAGAACTAAGCTCGTGAATCATATCCGCTACAGCTTTCCTGTGTTGTGCATCCAAAGCTTGAtcgatttcatcgaacaaataaaacggTGCTGGATCGCATTTTTGAATCGCGAATATTAATGCCAGCGCTACTAGTGACTTTTGTCCACCAGACAATTGGTTCATTTCTCTCATTTCAGCTCTATGACCGGTGAAAGAAACTCGTATACCTAGCCAGATTTAGAAGTTTTCACGATTACTCTCCCCTACACTCTTATTAATAATGAACATCAAAACTTACCAACTCCAATAAACCTGTCAGAATCGGCTGATTCTGTTGTTGTGTCATCTCCTTCTTCACCATCGGCTGTTTTCATAACTAATTGTGCGTGTCCCGATGGAACAAGTTTTTTGAAAACCTCGCTGAAATATTTGCTTACCTAAAAAGTACAGTTTGGTTGATGCAGGTTGACACGCAGTAAATAAAAGAGAGTACAGAGAGTACCGTTGCACTACGTACTTGTTTAAAGGTGAATTGTATAGCTTCGCATTTACGTTGTTCCAATACCGACATCAATTCTTTAATTTTTTCATCGCCTCTATCTAATTCTTCTTTCCTTTTCACCAATTTCTCCTTCTGATCACTGAACGACATGAACTGATCCAACGCTTTTTTATTTACATGACTGAAATAGGATCAAACATATCGCCGTATTACATTTTATATGTATTTTCACTCGCAGTAAAAATTCAATTGATATTGTACCTGTATTTCTTTAAATGATTGTTTGCTTTCTCCATTTCTTTAAACAACTGCTTTGTAGACATTGCGCTGAATTGAGAGTACACTTCGTGACTAGGCAATGCTCCAAGTTCTGTGATTTTCTGCGTACATTCCACTATTTTCTGTTCTAAAATGTTCAGTTTGCTGGCCAACTTTTCCAAATTCTTAGCATCAGCTTCTATCTCTTCCTGTGCCTCTTTTTCTTTAATCTTCCACTTCTCAACTTCCGATGACTCTGCCTTTTGCTAATATGAGAAAAACGATAAATTTGTATGCAATCATCAATTGGCACAAGTCGCATTTTTACCTTTTTTATAGCATTGGTTACTCGTTCGTTCTGAGACTTAAAGTCAGAATTCACTTTTAGCAGTCTCTTCTCGATATCTGCTAACTGTGCTTTCGAGGATTCCAATTGTCGTTGCCTATCTTCCACCGATATTTCTTGCAAAGCTTGAACTAATTCGTCTTTCCTTCTTACTAAGTTATTGGTCAACAGGTTCTCCAACTTATTTTTCTCAGCTTCTAGCCTCATACGCTTCGCGAATGCTTCTTTATTGTCTTTTGTTAGACGTCTTATATCGTCATTCAATGTATCTACCTAGAATGTAATGAGCAGTCAGCGAATCAGTAGCTCTAATTCAATCACTTTTCTACTTTAACTTTCAATACCTGGCGCTGGTCAGCAACAGACAATTGTGCCATGAGTTCTTGATGCAGTTCGCTTTCCAAACCTTCTTTCGTTGCGCGCATGGCTTCCAAACTTGATGTGCACTGAGCAAGGCTTCTTTCTTTTGGCGTACGGTATCTTCCGATCGCACTCAGTTCTTCCTTCATGAGTCGTATTTCCGCTT
It encodes:
- the Spase25 gene encoding signal peptidase complex subunit Spase25 isoform X1, translated to MGGDKNPENVVVQINKWDGAAVKNALDDAVKYILIKKYNYLENFALFDGRLVLCAITVTLALIAVLCDYLYPFPASKSALAICVALYFFSTALLSLYTSYKEKGIFVVAIQRDPASFNPDLIWEASSYLKKYDDKYNLILSVKNASTGSVNEASITKSVANFIDVNGVVIPELIESTVASMHDSLTSQRKEK
- the Spase25 gene encoding signal peptidase complex subunit Spase25 isoform X2 encodes the protein MGGDKNPENVVQINKWDGAAVKNALDDAVKYILIKKYNYLENFALFDGRLVLCAITVTLALIAVLCDYLYPFPASKSALAICVALYFFSTALLSLYTSYKEKGIFVVAIQRDPASFNPDLIWEASSYLKKYDDKYNLILSVKNASTGSVNEASITKSVANFIDVNGVVIPELIESTVASMHDSLTSQRKEK